In Antechinus flavipes isolate AdamAnt ecotype Samford, QLD, Australia chromosome 3, AdamAnt_v2, whole genome shotgun sequence, a genomic segment contains:
- the LOC127557757 gene encoding C-X-C chemokine receptor type 2-like: MVELISDEILDLIYDESNFSGYSTYLPPDSDGAAPCPPVGWNLNKYFVIIIYILVFLLSLLGNSLVMLVILYNRLNRSVTDIYLLNLAMADLFFALSLPIWAASKVQGWIYGTFLCKCVSLLKEVNFYSGILLLACISIDRYLAIVHATRALTQKRHWVKFICMGIWVMSLLLSMPIVLFREKLEIKDYGFVCYENFGNSTDKGRLILRMLSQIFGFALPLLVMLFCYGFTMRTLFEAHMGQKHRAMRVIFAVVLVFLLCWLPYNLVLVTDTLLRTHLIEDTCPRREAIEQAINATEVLGFLHSCLNPIIYAFIGHKFRYSFLKILAAHGMVSKEFLAQHTKPSVRGSSSGNTSTTL; encoded by the coding sequence ATGGTTGAGCTTATCTCAGATGAAATACTCGATTTGATTTATGATGAATCAAATTTTTCTGGATACAGTACATACCTGCCACCTGATTCTGATGGTGCAGCACCCTGCCCCCCAGTGGGCTGGAATCTCAACAAGTACTTTGTCATCATAATATACATCCTCGTGTTCTTGCTAAGTTTGCTGGGAAATTCACTGGTGATGCTTGTCATCCTCTACAACCGGCTCAACCGTTCAGTCACAGATATCTACCTGCTCAACCTGGCTATGGCTGACCTGTTCTTTGCCCTGTCACTGCCCATCTGGGCTGCCTCCAAGGTGCAAGGATGGATCTATGGCACATTTCTTTGCAAGTGCGTTTCCCTTCTGAAGGAGGTCAACTTCTACAGTGGCATTCTGCTGCTGGCCTGCATCAGCATAGACCGCTACCTAGCCATAGTCCATGCTACCCGTGCTTTGACTCAGAAACGCCACTGGGTAAAGTTCATCTGTATGGGCATCTGGGTTATGTCCTTGCTCCTGTCCATGCCCATTGTTCTCTTCCGTGAGAAACTAGAGATAAAAGATTATGGCTTTGTCTGTTATGAGAACTTTGGCAACAGTACTGATAAAGGGCGGCTGATACTGAGGATGCTATCCCAGATCTTTGGCTTTGCCCTGCCCCTACTGGTCATGCTCTTCTGCTACGGCTTCACCATGCGCACCCTTTTTGAGGCACACATGGGGCAGAAGCATCGGGCCATGAGGGTCATCTTTGCCGTAGTGCTTGTGTTCTTACTCTGCTGGCTGCCTTACAATCTGGTGCTGGTCACTGACACCCTCCTGAGGACCCACCTAATTGAGGACACTTGCCCACGAAGGGAGGCAATTGAACAGGCCATAAATGCCACTGAGGTACTGGGCTTCCTCCATAGCTGCCTCAACCCCATTATCTATGCCTTCATCGGACATAAATTTCGATATAGCTTTCTCAAAATCTTGGCTGCCCATGGTATGGTCAGCAAAGAGTTCTTAGCCCAGCACACCAAGCCCTCAGTCCGTGGTTCCTCCTCTGGAAATACCTCTACCACTCTTTGA